Proteins encoded by one window of Melopsittacus undulatus isolate bMelUnd1 chromosome 21, bMelUnd1.mat.Z, whole genome shotgun sequence:
- the VDR gene encoding vitamin D3 receptor, protein MSQLQSSWELHQQNMAYLPEPAPEPAAASTSLPEPTADSDRNVPRICGVCGDKATGFHFNAMTCEGCKGFFRRSMKRKAMFTCPFNGDCRITKDNRRHCQACRLKRCVDIGMMKEFILTDEEVQRKRELILKRKEEEALRESLKPRLSEEQQKVIDVLLEAHRKTYDPTYADFTKFRPPVRSSPGPKGTVQGPPILTQDLAEDPSDLFGPDAFSAFPEPVEPQMLSELVLDENDDTSSMSTDFSQLSMLPHLADLVSYSIQKVIGFAKMIPGFRDLAAEDQIVLLKSSAIEVIMLRSNQSFTLEDMSWTCGSADFKYRVSDVTQAGHNMDLLEPLIKFQVGLKKLNLHEEEHVLLMAICILSPDRPGVQDPALVESLQDRLSEVLQSYIRCRHPLPGSRLLYAKMIQKLADLRSLNEEHSRQYRCLSFQPQHSMQLTPLVLEVFGSDIS, encoded by the exons ATGtcccagctgcagagctcctgggAGCTGCACCAGCAGAACATGGCCTATCTTCCTGAGCCAG CGCCGGAGCCTGCGGCTGCCAGCACCTCCCTGCCCGAGCCCACTGCCGACAGCGACCGGAACGTGCCCCGGAtctgtggggtctgtggggaCAAAGCCACCGGCTTCCACTTCAATGCCATGACCTGCGAGGGCTGCAAGGGCTTCTTCAG GAGGAGCATGAAGAGGAAAGCCATGTTCACCTGCCCCTTCAATGGGGACTGCAGGATCACCAAGGACAACCGGCGGCACTGCCAGGCCTGCCGGCTGAAGCGCTGCGTGGACATCGGCATGATGAAAGAGT tcATCCTGACGGACGAGGAGGTGCAGCGCAAGCGGGAGCTGATCCTCAAGcgcaaggaggaggaggctcTCAGGGAGAGCCTCAAGCCTCGGCTCTcggaggagcagcagaaggtCATTGACGTCCTGCTCGAGGCTCATCGCAAGACCTACGACCCAACCTATGCCGACTTCACCAAGTTCCGG CCGCCCGTCAGGAGCAGCCCTGGCCCCAAGGGGACAGTGCAGGGCCCCCCCATCCTCACCCAGGACCTGGCAGAGGACCCCAGCGACCTCTTTGGCCCCGATGCCTTCAGCGCGTTCCCAG AGCCTGTGGAGCCGCAGATGCTGTCGGAGCTGGTCCTGGATGAGAACGACGACACCTCCTCCATGAGCACAGACTTCTCCCAGCTCTCCATGCTCCCACACTTGGCTGACCTGGTCAGCTACAGCATCCAGAAGGTCATCGGCTTCGCCAAAATGATCCCGGGCTTCAG GGACCTGGCTGCAGAGGACCAGATCGTGCTGCTCAAGTCCAGCGCCATCGAGGTGATCATGCTGCGCTCCAACCAGTCCTTCACCCTCGAGGACATGTCCTGGACCTGCGGCAGCGCCGACTTCAAGTACCGGGTCAGCGACGTGACCCAAG CTGGCCACAACATGGACCTGCTGGAGCCGCTCATCAAATTCCAGGTGGGCCTGAAGAAGCTGAACCTTCATGAGGAGGAGCACGTGCTCCTCATGGCCATCTGCATCCTGTCCCCAG ACCGTCCGGGCGTGCAGGACCCTGCGCTGGTGGAGTCGCTCCAGGACCGGCTCTCGGAGGTGCTGCAGAGCTACATCCGGTGCCGACACCCCCTGCCCGGCAGCCGCCTGCTCTATGCCAAGATGATCCAGAAGCTGGCGGACCTGCGGAGCCTCAACGAGGAGCACTCGCGGCAGTACCGGTGCCTGTCGTTCCAGCCGCAGCACAGCATGCAGCTCACGCCGCTCGTCCTCGAGGTCTTCGGCAGCGACATCTCCTGA
- the MYG1 gene encoding MYG1 exonuclease, whose protein sequence is MRSVMRRAARLMAAAGTGAGIGPGSAPRIGTHDGSFHCDEALACALLRLLPRFRDAEVVRTRDPQRLAQCEVVVDVGGEYDPERHRYDHHQRSFTHSMRSLRPDKPWSTKLSSAGLIYCHFGSQILAELLGQPEDGPVVAALYDQLYESFVEEIDAIDNGIAQAEGEPRYAITSTLSARVGRLNPRWNDPNQDTEAGFQRAMELVRSEFLERLEHCHRSWLPARALVQESIQRRFEVHSSGQVLELAQGWCPWQDHIFRLEQELALPRALLLVLYRDQAGQWRVQSVPTGPHSFQSRLPLPEPWCGLRDQALSQLSGIPGCVFVHATGFIGGNCTREGALEMARRTLEQCGAEETPPGTGTAKGTL, encoded by the exons ATGCGCAGTGTGATGCGCCGCGCCGCTCGCCTCATGGCCGCCGCCGGTACCGGAGCCGGTATCGGACCCGGGTCCGCTCCGCGCATCGGGACCCACGACGGCAGCTTCCACTGCGATGAGGCCCTGGCGTGTGCGCTGCTGCGGCTGCTGCCGCGCTTCCGG GACGCTGAGGTTGTTCGCACCCGGGACCCACAGCGCCTAGCCCAGTGCGAGGTCGTGGTGGACGTGGGGGGGGAGTACGACCCCGAGCGGCACCGCTACGACCACCACCAGAG ATCCTTCACACATTCCATGCGGAGCCTGCGGCCGGACAAGCCCTGGAGCACCAAGCTCAGCAGCGCTGGGCTCATTTACTGCCACTTCGGCTCCCAGATCCTGGcggagctgctggggcagccgGAGGATGGCCCTGTGGTGGCTGCGCTCTATGACCAG CTGTACGAGAGCTTCGTGGAGGAGATCGACGCCATCGACAACGGCATCGCGCAGGCAGAGGGGGAGCCCCGCTATGCCATAACCAGCACCCTCAGCGCCCGCGTCGGGCGCCTCAATCCACGCTGGAATGACCCCAACCAGGACACCGAG GCTGGGTTCCAGCGGGCTATGGAGCTGGTGCGCAGTGAGTTCCTGGAGCGGCTGGAGCATTGCCACCGGAGCTGGCTGCCGGCGAGGGCACTGGTGCAGGAGAGCATCCAGCGGCGCTTTGAG GTGCACAGCAGTGGgcaggtgctggagctggctcagGGCTGGTGCCCATGGCAGGACCACATCTTccggctggagcaggagctggcgCTGCCTCGGgcgctgctgctggtgctgtacCGGGACCAGGCCGGGCAGTGGCGGGTGCAGAGTGTGCCCACGGGGCCACACTCCTTCCAGAGCCG GCTGCCCCTGCCTGAGCCCTGGTGCGGGCTCCGGGATCAGGCCTTATCCCAGCTCTCCGGCATTCCCGGCTGTGTATTCGTGCACGCTACCGGCTTCATCGGTGGCAACTGCACCCGGGAGGGGGCCCTGGAGATGGCCCGAAGGACACTGGAGCAGTGTGGGGCGGAGGAGACCCCCCCGGGCACCGGCACTGCCAAAGGGACCCTTTGA